A section of the Arcobacter roscoffensis genome encodes:
- the phnH gene encoding phosphonate C-P lyase system protein PhnH, translating to MNTVDIEKLNRDNFKSMMNALSMPGKIEKIQPLFESNLLAIANTLLYSEVSFYYEGNEEFNLIEAITNSQNDQADNADYIFCDELNEYLFNKGKVGTSKDPEYSSTFVFKCKDFNGLEVKLTGPGIDGSKKVNLPIDKSFVEFFNEKNSYYPLGNEVFFLSQEGEITAISRTTKMEVL from the coding sequence ATGAATACTGTTGATATAGAAAAACTAAATAGAGATAACTTTAAATCAATGATGAATGCTTTATCAATGCCAGGTAAGATTGAGAAAATTCAACCTTTATTTGAATCAAATTTGTTGGCAATTGCAAACACACTTTTATACTCAGAAGTTAGCTTTTATTATGAAGGGAATGAAGAGTTTAATTTAATTGAAGCAATTACAAATTCACAAAATGATCAAGCTGATAATGCAGATTATATTTTTTGTGATGAACTAAATGAGTATTTATTCAATAAAGGAAAAGTTGGAACATCAAAAGACCCTGAATACTCTTCTACATTTGTTTTTAAGTGTAAAGATTTTAATGGCTTAGAAGTTAAATTGACAGGACCGGGAATAGATGGAAGTAAAAAGGTTAACTTACCAATTGACAAATCTTTTGTTGAGTTTTTTAATGAAAAGAACTCTTACTATCCACTTGGAAATGAAGTATTCTTTTTAAGTCAAGAAGGCGAGATTACAGCAATTTCAAGAACTACAAAAATGGAGGTTTTATAA
- a CDS encoding ferritin-like domain-containing protein, which translates to MNYFSTLEQVLLANNPKDKIEKFKSFYKNFINNNFTFEKDYIPYELKEPSYISFLKIVKPTSLPKIKNFKSIEGKQYLLHTILHIEYSAIDLALDAALRYKDLPLEYYKDWLEVADDEIRHFLMLEELLAEIGGKYGDFAVHKNLFEAMETTPEFLRRMAAVPRYLEANGLDQNPKIMEKLKSNNDPFNRKILDVLNIILEEEVDHVTKGDVWFKYACDLENVPYDSTYLQIIEEVFPGSTKRKMDLNFEARKKAGFSCELLKTLSKKEDCN; encoded by the coding sequence GTGAATTATTTTTCTACATTAGAGCAGGTTTTATTAGCAAATAATCCAAAAGATAAGATTGAAAAGTTCAAATCTTTTTATAAAAACTTTATAAATAACAATTTTACTTTTGAAAAAGATTATATACCCTATGAACTTAAAGAGCCATCATATATAAGTTTTTTAAAGATTGTTAAACCAACATCTTTACCTAAAATAAAAAACTTTAAATCCATAGAAGGTAAACAATATTTATTACATACAATCTTACATATCGAATATAGTGCAATTGATTTAGCACTTGATGCAGCACTTAGATACAAAGACTTACCCCTAGAATACTATAAAGATTGGTTAGAGGTTGCAGATGATGAGATTAGACATTTTTTAATGTTAGAGGAGTTACTAGCAGAAATAGGTGGTAAATATGGTGACTTTGCCGTGCATAAAAATTTATTTGAAGCTATGGAGACAACACCTGAATTTTTAAGAAGAATGGCAGCAGTTCCAAGATATCTTGAAGCAAATGGTTTAGATCAAAATCCAAAAATAATGGAAAAGCTAAAATCAAATAATGATCCATTTAATAGAAAAATACTTGATGTTTTAAATATTATTTTAGAAGAAGAAGTTGATCATGTAACAAAAGGCGATGTTTGGTTTAAATACGCATGTGATTTAGAAAATGTACCTTATGATTCTACTTATTTACAAATAATAGAAGAAGTTTTTCCAGGGTCAACAAAAAGAAAAATGGATTTAAACTTTGAAGCTAGAAAAAAAGCTGGCTTTTCTTGCGAACTTTTAAAAACTTTATCTAAAAAAGAAGATTGTAATTAA
- the phnE gene encoding phosphonate ABC transporter, permease protein PhnE, whose translation MNVEELKAKSSPFSFGKSAVIVIFLLVLIQSWNDTEMSFSSLYEGAGYMSEYIAGNPSIEGSGFFPPNLNSADLMVYVWSMIETIQMAVVALFISIVVAVPLSYMSSRNILNILIPGKTPIHEFIKKVIYGSATFVANVFRSINEIVWALIFVSAVGLGPMAGILALGVHTAGVLSKLLSEGNESIDPGPVEALTTTGAGFFKVLVYAVIPQTMPHFVSMALYRFESDVRAASILGFVGAGGIGFYLFDKMRAFENGDVCSIIIIIVLTVWILDKISAMIRKRFI comes from the coding sequence ATGAATGTAGAAGAGCTAAAAGCTAAAAGTAGTCCCTTTTCTTTTGGGAAATCAGCAGTAATTGTAATTTTTTTACTTGTTCTAATTCAAAGTTGGAATGACACAGAAATGAGTTTTTCTTCACTTTATGAGGGTGCTGGTTATATGTCTGAGTATATTGCTGGTAATCCAAGTATTGAAGGAAGTGGATTTTTCCCACCAAATTTAAATAGTGCTGATTTAATGGTTTATGTATGGTCAATGATAGAGACTATTCAAATGGCAGTTGTTGCATTGTTTATATCTATAGTAGTGGCAGTTCCATTATCATATATGAGTTCAAGAAATATCTTAAATATTTTAATTCCAGGTAAAACTCCAATTCATGAGTTCATAAAAAAAGTGATATATGGAAGTGCTACCTTTGTTGCAAATGTTTTTAGATCAATCAATGAAATTGTATGGGCATTGATTTTTGTAAGTGCAGTTGGTCTTGGACCAATGGCAGGTATTTTAGCATTAGGTGTGCATACAGCAGGTGTTTTATCAAAGCTTTTAAGTGAGGGAAATGAGTCAATAGACCCAGGTCCGGTAGAAGCTTTAACTACAACAGGTGCTGGATTTTTTAAAGTATTAGTTTATGCGGTTATCCCACAAACAATGCCTCATTTTGTTTCTATGGCTTTATATAGATTTGAAAGTGATGTAAGAGCAGCTTCAATTCTTGGATTTGTTGGTGCTGGTGGTATTGGTTTTTATCTGTTCGACAAGATGAGAGCTTTTGAAAATGGTGATGTATGTTCAATCATTATCATTATTGTTTTAACTGTTTGGATACTTGACAAAATTAGTGCAATGATTAGAAAAAGGTTTATTTAA
- a CDS encoding carbon-phosphorus lyase complex subunit PhnI, with product MAYYAIKGGEEAIKNSLDFYGDITKESEKLDDKDLIEGLTYSIDRVISEGSLYTKKLAAQAIKRSAGDLLNASFFLRAHRSSCQRIGIAKTVDINDMRLTRRISSAFKDIEGGQLLGPSNDYEIKLLVDLENIETNIEEYSTKDNIIKSAMSPLREDNLIKILPKEDKPWDITRSYPTEPYPRSAVLQVMARAETGSLLCVGYTTMRGYGDIHPTIGDLRIGELDIEFTHPFTKNEVKVGSIEATAVECVGTFNQDEDGDTKLTTGFGFCFGKNETKAISMSMIDLSLYNTHYSVGGEHIIAADFDMIMHHLDGIESFGMTNHFKLPHYVTFQTDYQIFKSAQKYTDDKKEEEKGLAK from the coding sequence ATGGCTTATTATGCAATAAAAGGTGGAGAAGAAGCTATTAAAAACTCTCTTGATTTTTATGGTGATATTACAAAAGAATCAGAAAAGTTAGATGATAAAGATTTAATTGAGGGTTTAACTTATTCTATTGATAGAGTAATTAGTGAAGGGTCTTTATATACTAAAAAATTAGCAGCACAAGCTATAAAAAGAAGTGCAGGGGATTTACTTAATGCCTCATTTTTCTTAAGAGCTCATAGAAGTTCTTGTCAAAGAATTGGAATTGCTAAAACTGTTGATATAAATGATATGAGATTAACAAGAAGAATTTCATCAGCGTTTAAAGACATTGAAGGTGGTCAATTACTTGGGCCTTCAAATGATTATGAAATTAAACTTTTAGTTGATTTAGAAAATATCGAAACAAATATTGAAGAGTATTCTACAAAAGATAATATTATCAAATCAGCAATGTCCCCTTTAAGAGAAGATAATCTTATCAAAATCCTTCCAAAAGAAGATAAGCCTTGGGATATTACTAGAAGTTATCCAACTGAGCCTTATCCAAGAAGTGCTGTTTTACAAGTAATGGCAAGAGCTGAAACAGGTTCTCTTTTATGTGTTGGATATACAACGATGAGAGGTTATGGTGATATTCACCCAACAATTGGTGATTTGAGAATTGGTGAGCTTGATATTGAGTTTACTCATCCATTTACAAAAAATGAAGTTAAAGTTGGAAGTATTGAAGCCACTGCTGTTGAATGTGTAGGTACATTTAATCAAGATGAAGATGGAGATACAAAACTTACAACAGGTTTTGGTTTTTGTTTTGGAAAAAATGAAACAAAAGCTATTTCTATGTCTATGATAGATTTATCACTTTACAATACTCACTATTCTGTGGGTGGTGAACATATTATTGCAGCTGATTTTGACATGATTATGCACCACTTAGATGGGATTGAGTCATTTGGTATGACAAATCACTTTAAATTACCACACTATGTGACATTCCAAACTGATTATCAAATCTTTAAATCAGCACAAAAATATACAGATGATAAGAAAGAAGAAGAAAAAGGACTTGCAAAATGA
- a CDS encoding DapH/DapD/GlmU-related protein — protein MTKIENHNPEPKVVLGRKPFIFPNAIIENCEFGEYTEIRDFVNITHSSMDDYSYVCEYSQITNTTIGKFANIASNVRINPGFHPYEMPCQHHFMYRREMYGFGDDDKAFFNYRDMQKVNIGHDVWIGHGAVIMPGVKIGNGAIIGSNAVVTKDVPSYAIVAGVSAKVLKYRFSKDIIKALEEISWWDWTHDEIKEQIEDLKDIREFIYKYSK, from the coding sequence ATGACAAAAATAGAAAATCATAATCCTGAACCAAAGGTAGTATTAGGGAGAAAACCATTTATTTTCCCTAATGCGATTATTGAAAACTGTGAATTTGGCGAATATACGGAGATTAGAGATTTTGTAAACATCACCCATTCTTCAATGGATGACTATTCTTATGTATGTGAATATTCTCAAATTACCAACACTACTATAGGTAAATTTGCAAATATCGCTTCAAATGTGCGAATAAACCCAGGGTTTCACCCTTATGAAATGCCTTGTCAACACCACTTTATGTACAGAAGAGAAATGTATGGTTTTGGTGATGATGATAAAGCATTTTTTAACTATAGAGACATGCAAAAAGTAAACATAGGTCATGATGTTTGGATAGGTCATGGGGCTGTTATTATGCCAGGAGTTAAGATAGGAAATGGTGCAATTATTGGATCAAATGCTGTTGTAACCAAAGATGTACCCTCATATGCTATAGTAGCAGGTGTAAGTGCTAAAGTACTTAAGTATAGATTCTCAAAAGATATAATAAAAGCATTAGAGGAAATCTCATGGTGGGATTGGACTCATGATGAGATAAAAGAGCAAATTGAAGACTTAAAAGATATTAGAGAGTTTATATATAAATATTCAAAATAA
- a CDS encoding phosphonate C-P lyase system protein PhnG produces MKREDINNLAQLVQLEKLEKLYKEIDKDNKVQVLTPPTEQTLLVPVRDPISNSDFYAGEVLVTSTIVQVNDTKGWSMVMDTNESLSLYTAVIDAAFEADIFKEKIVTILEEAKSQDSLNKEKINQKVNATRVSFDLM; encoded by the coding sequence ATGAAAAGAGAAGATATTAATAATTTAGCACAATTAGTGCAATTAGAAAAATTAGAAAAATTATATAAAGAGATTGATAAAGACAATAAGGTTCAAGTTTTAACACCTCCTACAGAGCAAACACTTTTAGTTCCTGTAAGAGATCCTATTTCAAATAGTGATTTTTATGCAGGAGAGGTATTAGTAACTTCTACTATTGTACAAGTAAATGATACTAAAGGTTGGTCGATGGTTATGGATACAAATGAGAGTTTATCTCTTTATACAGCAGTTATTGATGCTGCTTTTGAAGCAGATATTTTTAAAGAGAAAATAGTAACTATTTTAGAAGAAGCAAAGAGTCAAGATAGTTTAAATAAAGAGAAAATAAATCAAAAAGTAAACGCTACTAGAGTTTCTTTTGATTTAATGTAA
- the phnC gene encoding phosphonate ABC transporter ATP-binding protein has protein sequence MKNLTLGYKKEEILKNVDFKVKEGEFIGIIGPSGAGKSTLLMSVTGGIKVFDGKFEVLDFDLNNIKKKNLVKLREQVGVIFQGYNLVDRISVLDNVISGMLKEIPLTRAIIKLYKKKELKKAKEYMDIVDITKHSMKRCDELSGGQRQRVAIARALAAEPKIILADEPVSALDPKSAKKVMEILRKVNKTYGVTVIANLHHLEYAKEYCDRIVGVNDGQVVFDDKSELLTEKLVEKIYTNN, from the coding sequence ATGAAAAACCTAACATTAGGTTATAAAAAAGAAGAAATCTTAAAAAATGTGGACTTTAAAGTAAAAGAGGGTGAATTTATTGGAATCATTGGACCTAGTGGTGCTGGTAAATCAACACTTTTAATGTCAGTTACTGGTGGAATAAAAGTTTTTGATGGAAAGTTTGAAGTTTTAGATTTTGATTTAAATAATATCAAGAAAAAGAACTTAGTTAAATTAAGAGAACAAGTTGGAGTTATTTTTCAAGGCTATAACCTAGTTGATAGAATTTCTGTACTTGATAATGTAATTAGTGGAATGTTAAAAGAAATCCCTCTAACAAGAGCAATAATAAAACTATATAAGAAAAAGGAGTTAAAAAAAGCAAAAGAGTATATGGACATTGTTGATATTACAAAACATTCGATGAAAAGGTGTGATGAACTTTCGGGAGGACAAAGACAAAGAGTTGCAATAGCTAGAGCTTTAGCCGCAGAACCAAAGATCATTTTAGCTGATGAACCTGTATCTGCTCTTGATCCAAAAAGTGCAAAAAAGGTTATGGAGATTTTAAGGAAGGTAAACAAAACTTACGGGGTAACTGTAATTGCGAACCTTCATCATTTAGAGTATGCCAAAGAGTATTGTGACCGAATCGTTGGAGTAAACGATGGTCAAGTTGTCTTTGACGATAAGAGTGAGTTGCTAACTGAAAAGTTAGTTGAAAAAATCTACACAAACAACTAG
- a CDS encoding ATP-binding cassette domain-containing protein: protein MILDMRNVSKVFGKFCPKCLETTGADFNSSICPTCKSVVGVNDVNLTLANGEVLGIVGESGSGKSTLLQLIYQDQKASLGEIFVRDFVGRDGKRKNILDANLNELSFLRNSLMSMIYQNPRLGLNYNFSAGGNIAEKVIMSGNKKYDEIRDRALYFLDKTEIPTSRIDAYPEYFSGGQQQRIQISKALSSNPKILLLDEPTTGLDLSVQAKILDLIKELQHEIGFAMVVVSHDLGVIKHLTDITVVMKNGQIVERGLTDQILEDPQHPYTQLLVSSIL from the coding sequence ATGATACTAGATATGAGAAATGTCTCTAAGGTTTTTGGAAAATTTTGTCCAAAATGTTTAGAAACAACAGGCGCAGATTTTAATAGCTCTATTTGTCCTACTTGTAAAAGTGTTGTTGGGGTTAATGATGTAAATTTAACACTTGCAAACGGAGAGGTTTTAGGAATAGTTGGTGAAAGTGGTAGTGGTAAATCAACACTTTTACAATTAATATATCAAGACCAAAAAGCCTCACTTGGTGAGATTTTTGTAAGAGATTTTGTAGGAAGAGATGGAAAAAGAAAAAATATTTTAGATGCAAATTTAAATGAACTATCTTTTTTGCGAAACTCTTTAATGTCAATGATTTATCAAAACCCAAGACTAGGGCTTAACTATAACTTTTCAGCAGGTGGAAACATAGCTGAAAAAGTTATCATGAGTGGAAATAAAAAATATGATGAGATTAGAGATAGAGCCTTATACTTTTTAGATAAAACTGAGATTCCTACAAGTAGAATTGATGCTTATCCTGAATACTTTTCAGGTGGACAACAACAAAGAATTCAAATTTCTAAAGCCTTATCAAGTAATCCAAAAATCTTATTACTTGATGAGCCAACAACTGGTCTTGATTTATCAGTTCAAGCAAAGATTCTTGATTTAATCAAAGAATTACAGCATGAAATTGGTTTTGCCATGGTAGTTGTATCACATGATTTAGGAGTTATAAAACACTTAACAGATATTACAGTTGTTATGAAAAATGGACAAATAGTTGAAAGAGGATTAACAGATCAAATCTTAGAAGATCCTCAGCACCCATATACACAGTTATTAGTTTCATCAATACTTTAA
- a CDS encoding GntR family transcriptional regulator: MKKVTKPTYIKLYEQILKSIESKEYNVSEKLPSENELAKQFDVNRHTVRQALSLLKDKGFIYTKRGKGNFISNIKVPYSITDKSSYSSKILDLGYEPKTKLLSANIVEPSEDVINNLGLSKKLKVIELKLLRYANDLPISVSYSYFDAFIYREIINNLDMEPFSLYKILNKCYPNLEIRKVSTVFESLVSTKEFSKLLMMPSNSPILAASTLSKDQDGNFVEYGTSYFRADTCKIKVDLI; this comes from the coding sequence GTGAAGAAAGTTACAAAACCTACATATATAAAACTTTATGAACAAATATTAAAAAGTATTGAATCCAAAGAGTACAATGTAAGTGAAAAACTACCATCAGAAAATGAATTAGCTAAACAGTTTGATGTAAATAGACATACTGTAAGACAAGCTTTATCTTTATTAAAAGACAAAGGGTTTATTTACACAAAAAGAGGAAAAGGAAACTTTATATCAAATATAAAAGTTCCTTATTCAATTACTGATAAAAGCTCTTACTCTTCAAAAATATTAGATTTAGGTTACGAGCCAAAAACAAAACTTTTAAGTGCCAATATTGTTGAACCAAGCGAAGATGTAATAAATAACTTAGGATTAAGTAAGAAATTAAAAGTTATAGAGTTGAAACTTTTAAGATATGCAAATGATTTGCCTATTTCTGTTTCATATTCTTATTTTGATGCATTTATTTATAGAGAGATTATTAACAACTTAGATATGGAGCCTTTCTCTTTATATAAAATTTTAAATAAATGTTATCCAAATTTAGAAATTAGGAAAGTTTCAACTGTATTTGAATCTTTAGTTTCAACAAAAGAGTTTAGCAAACTACTCATGATGCCTTCAAATTCACCAATTTTAGCAGCTAGTACTTTATCAAAAGACCAAGATGGAAATTTTGTTGAATATGGAACATCATATTTTAGAGCCGATACTTGTAAAATCAAAGTAGATTTAATTTAA
- the phnD gene encoding phosphonate ABC transporter substrate-binding protein, with the protein MKLIKKLTVASIALGLASTSMFAQEKWPEKITFGVIPVAGSTSMKENFGPLTDYLSKSLGIKVEMKLAGDYTGVITGMQHKHIDVAYLGPKSYVEAAKRANAEALVVEVDGESGLPGYRGTIITKKGSGLKSLADLKGKTWAFTSSQSTSGTLVPTVMFSKAGINPQEYFSKVVYSGGHEASILTVKAGRIDAASTNNLDFNRGLGKHWEKDQFNVIWTSDLIPGAPVAARADLPTSLKMALKGAFLSYNDPKGLEKLKNKGFVKGDDSVYDSVRELIELKNKLKNK; encoded by the coding sequence ATGAAATTAATTAAAAAACTTACAGTAGCTTCTATAGCTTTAGGATTAGCATCAACATCAATGTTTGCACAAGAAAAATGGCCAGAAAAAATTACTTTTGGTGTAATACCTGTAGCTGGTTCAACTTCTATGAAAGAAAACTTCGGACCTTTAACTGATTATTTATCAAAATCATTAGGTATTAAAGTTGAGATGAAATTAGCTGGAGATTACACAGGTGTAATTACAGGAATGCAACATAAACATATTGATGTAGCTTATTTAGGACCAAAATCTTATGTTGAAGCTGCAAAAAGAGCTAATGCTGAAGCTTTAGTTGTAGAAGTTGATGGGGAATCAGGGCTTCCAGGATATAGAGGTACGATTATTACTAAAAAAGGAAGCGGCTTAAAAAGTTTAGCTGACTTAAAAGGTAAAACTTGGGCATTCACATCATCTCAATCTACATCAGGAACTTTAGTTCCAACAGTGATGTTCTCAAAAGCTGGAATTAACCCTCAAGAATATTTTTCTAAAGTAGTTTATTCAGGTGGTCATGAGGCTTCTATTTTAACAGTAAAAGCTGGAAGAATTGATGCAGCTTCTACTAATAATTTAGATTTTAATAGAGGATTAGGAAAACACTGGGAAAAAGATCAATTTAATGTTATCTGGACTTCAGATTTAATTCCAGGAGCTCCTGTTGCTGCAAGAGCTGATTTACCAACATCACTTAAAATGGCTTTAAAAGGTGCATTTTTATCTTACAACGACCCTAAAGGTTTAGAAAAACTAAAAAACAAAGGTTTTGTTAAAGGTGATGACTCTGTTTATGATTCTGTAAGAGAATTAATCGAACTAAAAAATAAGTTAAAAAATAAATAA
- a CDS encoding alpha-D-ribose 1-methylphosphonate 5-triphosphate diphosphatase, whose amino-acid sequence METILRSKNVLINEEFVPADVVIKGEFIERIDEYEKNEVAVDLGDKKIAPGIVDLHSDAIEKEIEPRHGATFPVELAVAELDKKLSMAGVTTMFHAIGFEENPKKKRSIDLAISQIEEINKANDKHLGVDNYVHARFELSCDEAVEPIKEVISKGMVKLVSLMDHSPGQGQFKSLESFKTYYSAYYGLDDNEVQEVVDKKLNKNEDKINDLISFTKKHDLTLLSHDDDCIEKLDGLLNLGVQISEFPLDLEVAKYAVSNGIATGMGAPNIVRGGSQSGNIAAIELVKEGVCKYLCSDYHPTSMLQAVYRMKEDANLDIAKGFSMVTSTPAAYANLEDRGEIKEGKRADIIVVDDTHIPKVVLTLKDGDSIYNGIRGFKL is encoded by the coding sequence ATGGAAACAATTTTAAGAAGTAAAAATGTATTAATAAACGAAGAGTTTGTTCCTGCTGATGTGGTAATAAAAGGTGAATTTATAGAAAGAATTGATGAGTATGAAAAAAATGAAGTAGCAGTTGATTTAGGTGATAAAAAAATTGCTCCTGGTATTGTAGATTTACACTCAGATGCTATTGAAAAAGAGATTGAACCAAGACATGGGGCTACTTTTCCAGTAGAACTTGCTGTTGCTGAACTTGATAAAAAGCTATCAATGGCAGGTGTTACAACAATGTTTCATGCTATTGGTTTTGAAGAAAATCCAAAGAAAAAAAGAAGTATTGATTTAGCAATATCTCAAATAGAAGAGATTAACAAAGCAAATGACAAACACTTGGGAGTTGATAACTATGTTCATGCAAGATTTGAGTTAAGTTGTGATGAAGCAGTTGAGCCTATCAAAGAAGTAATCTCAAAAGGTATGGTAAAACTTGTTTCTCTTATGGATCACTCACCTGGGCAAGGTCAATTTAAATCTTTAGAGTCTTTCAAAACTTACTATAGTGCTTATTATGGCTTAGATGATAATGAGGTTCAAGAAGTAGTTGATAAAAAATTAAACAAAAATGAAGATAAGATTAATGATTTAATTTCTTTTACAAAAAAACATGACTTAACACTTTTAAGCCATGATGATGATTGTATTGAGAAACTTGATGGACTACTTAATTTAGGTGTTCAAATTTCTGAATTCCCACTTGATTTAGAAGTAGCAAAATATGCTGTTTCAAATGGAATTGCAACAGGTATGGGAGCTCCAAATATTGTAAGAGGTGGATCTCAAAGTGGTAATATTGCAGCTATTGAACTGGTAAAAGAGGGTGTTTGTAAGTATCTTTGTTCTGATTACCACCCAACATCTATGCTTCAAGCAGTATATAGAATGAAAGAAGATGCAAATCTTGATATAGCAAAAGGTTTCTCAATGGTAACTTCAACTCCTGCAGCATACGCTAACTTAGAGGATAGAGGTGAGATAAAGGAAGGAAAAAGAGCTGATATTATTGTAGTTGATGATACACATATCCCAAAAGTAGTGCTTACTTTAAAAGATGGTGATTCAATTTACAATGGCATTAGAGGCTTTAAATTATAA
- the phnL gene encoding phosphonate C-P lyase system protein PhnL, with amino-acid sequence MTRLEVKDLDKTFKVHTQGSIEVKGFENIGFDVKQGEFLSLFGPSGAGKSSILKTLFRTYTTTKGNIVFHRDNGNKIDIATATESEILELRKSEIGYVSQFLQILPRISAVDVVAQQLIVKGESEEVSRNKAKEMLDYLSIREELFDLSPLTFSGGEQQRVNIAKGIIAPKSLLLLDEPTASLDKTNTMKVVEKLKELKTQGVAMVGIFHDLEAMEMISDKIYKLERVQ; translated from the coding sequence ATGACACGATTAGAAGTAAAAGATTTAGATAAAACTTTTAAAGTACATACTCAAGGAAGTATTGAAGTTAAGGGTTTCGAAAATATTGGTTTTGATGTTAAACAAGGTGAGTTTTTATCACTTTTTGGTCCAAGTGGAGCAGGTAAGTCATCAATCTTAAAAACATTATTTAGAACATATACTACTACAAAAGGGAATATTGTATTTCATAGAGATAATGGAAATAAGATTGATATTGCAACTGCAACTGAGAGTGAGATTTTAGAGCTTAGAAAGTCTGAAATCGGTTATGTATCACAGTTTTTACAAATATTACCAAGAATTAGTGCAGTTGATGTTGTAGCTCAACAGCTAATAGTAAAAGGTGAAAGTGAAGAAGTATCAAGAAACAAAGCAAAAGAAATGTTAGATTATTTATCTATTAGAGAAGAGCTATTTGACTTGTCACCATTGACTTTTTCAGGTGGTGAGCAACAAAGAGTAAATATCGCAAAAGGTATTATTGCTCCCAAAAGCTTGCTTTTACTTGATGAACCAACTGCTTCACTGGATAAAACAAATACTATGAAAGTAGTAGAGAAGTTAAAAGAACTAAAAACACAAGGTGTTGCAATGGTTGGGATTTTTCACGACCTTGAAGCAATGGAAATGATAAGTGATAAGATTTATAAATTAGAGAGAGTTCAATAA
- a CDS encoding alpha-D-ribose 1-methylphosphonate 5-phosphate C-P-lyase PhnJ, which yields MRYAFLDEEAKKEIRRSILKAIAIPGYIVGFASRELPVARGWGTGGLQVTLAIINEEDTLKVIDQGCDGSVNAVNIRNFIKSVTKVNTTTKTLDASIIQTRHRVPEIDLQEGQTLVYQVPMPDILETVEPNISKAKLLHANADYSKLWVLLYEDTSMYGDSRISNRYPVMVNDRYAMDPSPIPKYDTPKLNDCKALQLFGAGREKKIYAIPPYTKVEPLKFEDREFKVENFDGKACARCGSVHSFLDEVYDDEGKATYYCNDTDYCDTQKEKQGNN from the coding sequence ATGAGATATGCATTTTTAGATGAAGAAGCAAAAAAAGAGATTAGAAGATCTATTTTAAAAGCTATTGCAATTCCTGGATATATTGTAGGTTTTGCATCAAGAGAACTTCCAGTTGCTCGTGGTTGGGGTACTGGTGGATTACAAGTAACACTTGCGATAATAAATGAAGAAGATACTTTAAAAGTAATTGACCAAGGTTGTGATGGAAGTGTAAATGCTGTAAATATTAGAAATTTTATTAAATCAGTTACAAAAGTTAATACAACAACTAAAACACTTGATGCAAGTATAATTCAAACAAGACACAGAGTTCCTGAGATTGACTTACAAGAAGGTCAAACTTTAGTTTATCAAGTACCAATGCCTGATATTTTAGAAACTGTTGAGCCAAATATATCAAAAGCTAAGCTTTTACATGCAAATGCAGACTACTCTAAGTTATGGGTTTTATTATATGAAGATACATCAATGTATGGAGATTCAAGAATATCAAATAGATATCCTGTAATGGTAAATGATAGATATGCAATGGATCCAAGTCCAATTCCAAAATATGATACACCAAAGCTTAATGATTGCAAAGCTTTACAACTTTTTGGAGCAGGAAGGGAAAAAAAGATTTATGCTATTCCTCCTTATACAAAAGTAGAGCCTTTAAAATTTGAAGATAGAGAGTTTAAAGTAGAGAACTTTGATGGAAAAGCTTGTGCTAGATGTGGAAGTGTTCATAGCTTCTTAGATGAAGTTTATGATGATGAGGGTAAAGCAACATATTATTGTAATGATACAGATTATTGTGATACGCAAAAAGAAAAACAAGGAAATAACTAA